Proteins from a single region of Phycisphaeraceae bacterium D3-23:
- a CDS encoding PEP-CTERM sorting domain-containing protein (PEP-CTERM proteins occur, often in large numbers, in the proteomes of bacteria that also encode an exosortase, a predicted intramembrane cysteine proteinase. The presence of a PEP-CTERM domain at a protein's C-terminus predicts cleavage within the sorting domain, followed by covalent anchoring to some some component of the (usually Gram-negative) cell surface. Many PEP-CTERM proteins exhibit an unusual sequence composition that includes large numbers of potential glycosylation sites. Expression of one such protein has been shown restore the ability of a bacterium to form floc, a type of biofilm.) codes for MKRTALLLGAAMALGFPQHGMAGTETVATTGDNPGGTHFTAEFDTFANPVLNSTGQVAYLATLDTGSTFVTSLSDTGLWLDDTLVAREGSQAGGAASGAVFSSFFDYGVNDAGQVGYEAFLRIGAGGVTSSNDNGLWLDGAITSRDGSLAGGVSGGAVFSTFGPPALNSAGQTAYFATMQTGIGGINGTNDRGIWRDTTLIAREGAQAGDVAAGGVFAGFGGIALNNAGQVAYEGFLQTFVGGVTSTDDSGVWLGSTLVAREGSQAGGVSSGAVFSSFADPSLNDLGQVVYRGFLLVGAGGVESDNNSGIWRDSTLIAREGSQAGGVASGAVFNNLGDPLINNTGHVVYTATLRQGAGGVVSTNDFGIWRNSTLLVREGSQAAGAPDGAVFRTIGSPGLNDIGQVVHSGSLLQGTGGVDLSNDGGLWIVGTNGESLLVAREGETLAGRTISGLTIESGSGGADGRGRAVNNFSQVTYRATFTNGDQGVFLYTPDLHWNTTFSSSWDIASRWTLGQLPGEPHDVFIDPDVSLSVTGPSQDVTVDNLTIGGNHGIATLRLNGGTISTPGAGRVTIEANGILTGDGIIGGNGGIINRGTVIADNLAVESFFTNQGLVTGDGRIDAGILNTAGSSEIRVAAGDHLRITGPSASVTNFGRIENLGGELEVSGLVSNRAGTGLIVGENATFRFNGGLNNDSGVGISFGTSRFFGDIDNTGSIVLSGGSNTTFYDDVTNNGSIVVAAAGNATSTAVFFGDVSGAGSITGGGNVFLHGDLRPGNSPAAVHHDAHLFLMATANTQIELAGTNPGSQHDQVNNLKSTTLGGTLDIQLINGFDPEQGDTFDIFNLATSTGTFADILLPLLDTGLGWHLGRLYTDGELHVELEGDLNQDGFVGAADLDILLAHWGDSALAYDYAAGDASGDGLVGQADLAIVQANFGAGTPGGNVPEPGAAAVLGLMGLLAGARRRRQ; via the coding sequence ATGAAACGCACAGCACTACTCTTGGGCGCGGCGATGGCGCTGGGCTTCCCGCAGCACGGCATGGCCGGCACCGAGACGGTCGCGACCACCGGCGACAACCCGGGCGGCACGCACTTCACGGCTGAGTTCGACACCTTCGCGAACCCGGTCCTGAACAGCACGGGGCAGGTGGCGTATCTGGCGACGCTGGACACGGGTTCTACGTTTGTGACCAGCTTGAGCGACACGGGCCTTTGGTTGGACGATACGCTTGTGGCACGCGAGGGGTCTCAGGCAGGGGGTGCCGCAAGCGGTGCGGTTTTCAGTTCCTTTTTCGATTACGGCGTCAATGATGCCGGGCAAGTCGGGTACGAGGCCTTTCTTCGGATCGGTGCCGGGGGTGTCACCTCAAGCAACGACAACGGTCTGTGGCTGGATGGCGCGATCACGTCGCGGGACGGCTCTCTGGCTGGCGGCGTTTCGGGGGGGGCGGTCTTCAGTACATTCGGCCCACCGGCACTGAACAGCGCGGGCCAGACGGCCTACTTCGCCACGATGCAGACCGGCATCGGCGGGATCAACGGCACGAACGACCGCGGCATCTGGCGGGATACCACGCTCATCGCACGCGAAGGCGCACAGGCGGGCGATGTCGCGGCGGGCGGCGTATTCGCCGGTTTCGGCGGCATCGCCCTGAACAACGCGGGGCAGGTGGCCTACGAGGGGTTTTTGCAGACCTTCGTCGGCGGTGTGACCTCGACGGACGACTCGGGTGTGTGGCTGGGCTCAACCCTCGTCGCGCGCGAGGGCTCGCAGGCCGGCGGCGTATCGAGCGGGGCGGTGTTCAGCAGTTTTGCTGACCCCTCCCTCAACGACTTGGGCCAGGTGGTCTACAGGGGGTTTCTTCTGGTCGGGGCTGGCGGGGTGGAATCCGACAACAACTCAGGGATCTGGCGGGATTCCACACTCATCGCGCGTGAGGGTTCGCAGGCCGGCGGCGTCGCCAGCGGGGCTGTGTTCAATAATCTTGGGGACCCCCTGATCAACAACACGGGGCACGTCGTATACACCGCCACTCTTCGGCAGGGGGCGGGCGGCGTAGTCAGCACCAACGACTTTGGGATCTGGCGCAACTCGACACTTCTGGTCCGTGAGGGCTCACAGGCGGCGGGCGCCCCCGACGGGGCCGTCTTCCGGACGATCGGCAGCCCCGGCCTCAACGACATCGGCCAAGTCGTACACAGCGGCTCCCTGCTCCAGGGCACGGGCGGCGTGGATCTCTCGAACGACGGAGGCCTCTGGATCGTCGGCACCAACGGCGAGTCACTGCTCGTCGCGCGAGAAGGCGAAACGCTCGCGGGCCGAACGATCAGCGGGCTCACCATCGAGTCCGGCTCGGGCGGGGCCGACGGCCGGGGACGCGCGGTCAACAACTTCAGCCAGGTCACCTACCGCGCGACCTTCACCAACGGCGACCAGGGCGTCTTCCTCTACACCCCCGACCTGCACTGGAACACCACCTTCTCCAGCTCGTGGGACATCGCCTCGCGCTGGACGCTGGGACAGCTCCCCGGCGAGCCGCACGACGTCTTCATCGACCCGGACGTCTCGCTCTCCGTCACCGGGCCCAGCCAGGATGTCACGGTCGACAACCTCACGATTGGTGGGAACCACGGCATCGCGACACTCCGGCTCAACGGCGGGACGATCTCGACCCCGGGGGCCGGACGCGTCACCATCGAAGCCAACGGCATCCTCACCGGCGACGGCATCATCGGCGGCAATGGCGGGATCATCAATCGCGGCACCGTCATCGCAGACAACCTCGCCGTCGAGAGCTTCTTCACGAATCAAGGTTTGGTCACCGGGGATGGGCGGATCGACGCGGGCATCCTTAACACCGCAGGCAGCAGCGAGATCCGTGTCGCCGCAGGCGACCACCTGCGGATCACGGGACCCTCCGCCTCCGTCACGAACTTCGGCCGGATCGAGAACCTCGGGGGTGAACTCGAAGTGAGCGGGCTCGTCTCAAACCGGGCCGGCACCGGATTGATCGTCGGCGAAAACGCGACCTTCCGTTTCAACGGCGGACTCAACAACGACAGCGGCGTCGGCATCAGCTTCGGCACCAGCCGGTTCTTCGGCGACATCGATAACACCGGCTCCATCGTCCTCTCCGGCGGGTCCAACACCACCTTCTACGACGACGTCACCAACAACGGCTCGATCGTCGTCGCCGCGGCCGGCAACGCGACCTCCACCGCCGTGTTCTTCGGCGATGTCTCCGGCGCGGGCTCCATCACCGGCGGGGGCAACGTCTTCCTCCACGGCGACCTCCGCCCCGGCAACAGCCCCGCCGCCGTCCACCACGACGCACACCTCTTCCTCATGGCCACCGCCAACACGCAGATCGAACTCGCCGGCACCAACCCCGGAAGTCAGCACGACCAAGTCAACAACCTCAAGTCCACCACCCTCGGCGGCACGCTCGACATCCAACTCATCAACGGTTTCGACCCCGAGCAGGGCGACACGTTCGATATCTTCAACCTCGCCACCTCGACCGGCACGTTCGCAGACATCCTGCTCCCCCTCCTCGATACCGGGCTCGGCTGGCACCTCGGCCGGCTCTACACCGATGGCGAGCTGCACGTCGAGCTCGAAGGCGACCTGAATCAGGACGGCTTCGTCGGCGCGGCCGACCTCGACATCCTGCTCGCCCACTGGGGCGACAGCGCCCTCGCCTACGACTACGCGGCGGGTGACGCGTCGGGCGATGGGCTGGTGGGCCAGGCCGACCTCGCGATCGTGCAGGCCAACTTCGGCGCGGGCACCCCCGGCGGGAACGTCCCCGAGCCGGGGGCGGCGGCGGTGCTGGGGCTGATGGGGCTGCTGGCCGGGGCGCGACGTCGCCGGCAGTAG
- a CDS encoding sulfatase has protein sequence MSISLWPRLLNALLVVATLAALPAAAAPRNVVLIVTDDQSQTLGCYGDAAAQTPNLDALAADGALYRHAFATTASCSASRSVILTGLHNHANGQYGHTHHFHKFQSYDNIVSLPRYLEAAGYRTAQVGKYHVAPEQVYHFDQYLRANPRNVYAMAEAARGLIEADSDRPFFLYLATSDPHRGGGFARELPEHPDRFGNPAPGRQYEGIDEVRYDPADVPVPGFLPDTPACRAELAQYYQSQARIDQGVGHLFDILKDAGRWEDTLIIYISDHGMAFPGAKTTVYDGGLRSPLIVRDPYTQTRGTQPDAMISWIDLTPTILDFAGVLDGDGAVREDILESITIEHVNGQRNNDLVPGAMHGRSFMPTLDQTETEGWDEIGASHTFHEIQMYYPMRVVQGRQYKLIWNIAHPQPFPFASDLWAAPTWQHQLALGDDAPYGAWTVAGYVQRPEFELFDLTQDPFEGHNLADAPDYAEVLAEMQEKLHAMQQRTQDPWIMKWEYE, from the coding sequence ATGTCCATCTCCCTTTGGCCCCGCCTGCTGAACGCCCTGCTCGTCGTGGCGACACTCGCCGCGCTGCCCGCCGCCGCCGCGCCGCGCAACGTCGTCCTCATCGTCACCGACGACCAGTCGCAGACGCTGGGGTGCTACGGCGACGCCGCGGCACAGACGCCGAACCTCGATGCGCTCGCCGCCGACGGCGCGCTGTACCGCCACGCGTTCGCCACCACCGCGTCGTGCTCCGCCAGCCGGAGTGTCATCCTCACCGGGCTGCACAACCACGCCAACGGGCAGTACGGCCACACGCACCACTTCCACAAGTTCCAGAGCTACGACAACATCGTCTCGCTGCCGCGCTACCTCGAAGCCGCCGGCTACCGCACCGCGCAGGTGGGCAAGTACCACGTCGCGCCCGAGCAGGTCTACCACTTCGACCAGTACCTCCGAGCCAACCCCCGCAACGTCTACGCGATGGCCGAGGCCGCCCGCGGGCTGATCGAGGCCGACAGCGACCGCCCGTTCTTCCTCTACCTCGCCACCAGCGACCCCCACCGCGGCGGCGGCTTCGCCCGAGAGTTGCCCGAACACCCCGACCGTTTCGGCAACCCCGCCCCCGGTAGACAGTACGAGGGCATCGACGAAGTCCGCTACGACCCGGCCGACGTCCCCGTGCCCGGCTTCCTGCCCGACACGCCCGCCTGCCGCGCCGAGCTCGCGCAGTACTACCAGTCCCAGGCCCGCATCGACCAAGGCGTCGGCCACCTCTTCGACATCCTCAAAGACGCCGGCCGATGGGAAGACACGCTCATCATCTACATCAGCGACCACGGCATGGCCTTCCCCGGCGCGAAGACCACCGTGTACGACGGCGGGCTCCGCAGCCCGCTCATCGTCCGCGACCCGTACACCCAGACGCGCGGCACCCAGCCCGACGCCATGATCTCGTGGATCGATCTGACGCCGACCATCCTCGACTTCGCCGGCGTGCTGGATGGCGACGGCGCGGTGCGCGAAGATATCCTTGAGTCGATCACGATCGAACACGTCAACGGCCAGCGAAACAACGACCTGGTTCCGGGGGCGATGCACGGCCGATCGTTCATGCCAACGCTCGACCAAACCGAGACCGAGGGCTGGGACGAAATCGGCGCGTCGCACACGTTCCACGAGATCCAGATGTACTACCCGATGCGCGTCGTCCAAGGCCGGCAGTACAAACTCATCTGGAACATCGCCCACCCCCAGCCCTTCCCGTTCGCGTCGGACCTCTGGGCCGCGCCGACCTGGCAGCATCAACTCGCGCTGGGCGACGACGCGCCCTACGGCGCGTGGACCGTCGCCGGCTACGTCCAGCGCCCCGAGTTCGAGTTGTTCGACCTCACGCAAGACCCGTTCGAGGGCCACAACCTCGCCGACGCCCCCGACTACGCCGAGGTCTTGGCCGAGATGCAAGAAAAGCTCCACGCGATGCAGCAGCGCACGCAGGACCCTTGGATCATGAAGTGGGAGTACGAATAA
- a CDS encoding sulfatase-like hydrolase/transferase, whose product MQSRRSPRLSLGLLGLLLTAALPDAVTLPQRFRDGGYYTAGAGKIFHHYQNDAESWDAYFPSVQYEFPPGSFSPPGYDSGYGDWQGRYTQFCWQQLDQRDERSADYQNVAYVIGQLEALPTDRPFFLNCGIYRPHVPWFAPRKYFEPFPLDEVQLPASRADDRDDLPPSAVQWLNRGRYYAALEETGKHREAVQGYLASVHYMDAMVGVLLDALDASPHADNTIVVFWSDHGFHLGEKQWYRKYTLWDDACHVPLIIRLPTTMRAGSAQPGVCEKSVSLLDLYPTLCELAGVESGAEPDGNSLVPLLHGDDTPGGRAAVTVNDWNTAYAVRSDGWCYIQRVDGEELYAPDDPHQFDNLADDPQHAGRIARLRSYIPAQPAAVRRAEQKP is encoded by the coding sequence ATGCAAAGCCGCCGTTCACCGCGCCTGTCTCTCGGCCTGCTTGGGCTGCTCCTTACGGCCGCGCTGCCCGACGCGGTCACCCTGCCCCAGCGCTTCCGCGACGGCGGGTACTACACCGCCGGGGCCGGCAAAATCTTCCATCACTACCAGAACGACGCGGAATCGTGGGACGCCTACTTCCCCTCCGTCCAGTACGAGTTCCCGCCCGGGTCGTTCTCCCCGCCCGGCTACGACTCGGGCTACGGCGACTGGCAAGGCCGGTATACCCAGTTCTGCTGGCAACAACTCGACCAGCGCGACGAACGCAGCGCGGACTACCAGAACGTCGCGTATGTCATCGGCCAGCTCGAAGCGCTGCCGACCGACCGGCCGTTCTTTCTGAACTGCGGCATCTACCGCCCGCACGTCCCGTGGTTCGCCCCCCGGAAGTATTTCGAGCCGTTCCCGCTGGATGAAGTACAGCTCCCCGCATCCCGCGCCGACGACCGCGACGACCTGCCGCCCAGCGCGGTGCAATGGCTCAACCGCGGGCGTTACTACGCCGCGCTGGAGGAGACCGGCAAGCACCGCGAAGCCGTGCAGGGCTACCTCGCGTCGGTGCACTACATGGACGCGATGGTCGGGGTCCTGCTCGATGCGCTCGACGCCTCGCCCCACGCGGACAACACGATCGTCGTGTTCTGGTCCGACCACGGCTTCCACCTCGGCGAAAAGCAGTGGTACCGCAAGTACACGCTGTGGGATGATGCGTGCCACGTGCCCTTGATCATCCGCCTGCCGACGACGATGAGGGCGGGGTCGGCGCAGCCCGGCGTGTGCGAAAAGTCGGTGTCGCTGCTGGACCTGTACCCGACGCTGTGCGAATTGGCGGGCGTCGAGTCGGGCGCTGAGCCCGATGGGAATTCGCTGGTGCCGCTGCTGCACGGCGATGACACACCCGGGGGCCGCGCCGCGGTGACGGTCAACGACTGGAACACCGCCTACGCCGTGCGGTCGGACGGCTGGTGCTATATCCAACGCGTGGATGGCGAGGAGCTCTACGCCCCAGACGACCCGCACCAGTTCGACAACCTCGCGGATGACCCGCAGCACGCCGGGCGGATCGCACGATTGCGTTCATACATCCCGGCCCAGCCGGCCGCGGTACGCCGGGCCGAGCAGAAGCCGTAA
- a CDS encoding DUF3500 domain-containing protein, with amino-acid sequence MKRTLTLVAAGLVLAGCSHAPHATLYTNADTKAGDPIDFGPMLPHGAAARVAANALIESMSDEQRAATVLALDHDAHADWHFVPRRRRGLALGDMTDAQRHDLHKLLQSGLSDSGYLKAMDIVWLESILQELENRSDNYRDPGRYTLLLFGDPADPADSDSGGAWGWRFEGHHLSLNFTYTPDGIVTTPMFIGTNPAVVPSGLHAGKRILADEHNLAFAFIATLTDEQREAMMLRNAPRDIITGPGRETALREPAGIAVPELQQSQFDALMSLILVYTQRLERDKLDYSRLFGPDINSLHFAWAGSTNPEEPHYYRIYCEDQFVIEYATQGGGVGHVHTVFHDLTDPLAEDLLRRHFEQEHAGE; translated from the coding sequence ATGAAACGCACCCTCACACTCGTCGCCGCCGGGCTCGTGCTGGCCGGCTGTAGCCACGCGCCCCACGCCACGCTCTACACGAACGCCGACACAAAGGCCGGCGACCCGATCGACTTCGGCCCCATGCTCCCGCACGGCGCGGCCGCGCGCGTCGCCGCCAACGCGCTCATCGAATCGATGTCCGATGAGCAGCGTGCCGCCACCGTCCTCGCGCTCGACCACGATGCCCACGCCGACTGGCACTTCGTCCCGCGCCGACGCCGCGGCCTCGCGCTGGGCGATATGACGGACGCCCAGCGTCACGACCTGCACAAACTCCTCCAGTCCGGGCTCTCCGACAGCGGCTACCTCAAGGCCATGGACATCGTCTGGCTCGAATCCATCCTGCAGGAACTCGAAAACCGCAGCGACAACTACCGCGACCCGGGCCGCTACACCCTCCTGCTCTTCGGCGACCCGGCGGACCCCGCCGACTCTGATTCCGGGGGCGCCTGGGGCTGGCGCTTCGAGGGCCACCACCTCTCGCTCAACTTCACCTACACCCCCGACGGCATCGTCACCACCCCGATGTTCATAGGCACCAACCCCGCCGTCGTGCCGTCGGGGCTCCACGCCGGCAAACGCATCCTCGCGGATGAGCACAACCTCGCGTTCGCCTTCATCGCAACACTCACCGACGAGCAGCGCGAAGCGATGATGCTCCGCAACGCCCCACGCGACATCATCACCGGCCCGGGGCGCGAGACGGCGCTGCGCGAGCCGGCGGGGATCGCAGTGCCTGAACTGCAGCAGTCTCAGTTTGATGCACTAATGAGCTTGATCTTGGTTTACACCCAGCGTCTGGAAAGGGATAAGCTGGACTACAGCCGCCTCTTCGGGCCCGACATCAATAGTCTCCACTTCGCCTGGGCCGGCTCCACCAACCCCGAAGAACCCCACTACTACCGCATCTACTGCGAAGACCAGTTCGTCATCGAATACGCCACCCAGGGCGGCGGTGTCGGCCACGTCCATACCGTGTTCCACGACCTCACCGACCCGCTGGCCGAGGACCTGCTGCGTCGGCATTTCGAGCAGGAGCACGCCGGGGAGTAG
- the murA gene encoding UDP-N-acetylglucosamine 1-carboxyvinyltransferase, producing MHSFVINGGKPLRGNVRINGSKNAALPLMAAALLTTEPVTLHGVPDLSDIRNMKTLLGSLGLVFHEPQRAKVAAPAQAQPAQASPQPETPASSGAKPDSRYAGLTSLLKDRPRAATATGDGNNPTPPHADAEPAPGSPGTPAAQTVTIATNDPGKTLAHYDIVKTMRAGICVLGPLLAARGEARVSLPGGCAIGDRPVDLHLRGLRALGARIELDEGYIVAKPPVSGRLKGTTLFLGGPNGSTVLGTANVLCAAVLAEGTTIIESAACEPEIADLCHLLNKMGARIIGAGTPRLIIDGVDKLHGAEHHVLPDRIEAGTYVMAAAITGGDVTLSNFPTDTLLATTDRLHEMGITLEQVESNMPAVLPRATASGNTAGYDPQDHANSALNRDTVRVITPRNFSAVQVVTQPHPGFPTDLQAQLMALMTLADGNSIVTEKIFPDRFLHVAELSRMGADITRVGNSAVVTGTRTLHGAPVMASDLRASAGLVIAGLAARGTTTINRVYHLDRGYQSMETNLQNLGADIERIDEKNN from the coding sequence ATGCACAGCTTTGTCATCAACGGCGGAAAACCGCTGCGCGGAAACGTCCGGATCAACGGCTCCAAGAACGCCGCGCTGCCACTCATGGCCGCCGCGCTCCTGACCACCGAGCCCGTCACGCTCCACGGCGTGCCCGACCTCTCCGATATCCGCAACATGAAGACCCTCCTGGGCTCGCTGGGCCTGGTCTTCCACGAGCCCCAACGCGCTAAAGTCGCAGCGCCAGCACAGGCTCAGCCTGCGCAGGCAAGCCCGCAGCCCGAGACGCCTGCAAGCTCGGGTGCCAAACCCGACTCCCGATACGCCGGCCTCACCTCCCTGCTCAAAGACCGCCCCCGCGCCGCCACCGCGACCGGCGACGGCAACAACCCCACCCCCCCTCACGCCGACGCTGAGCCGGCCCCCGGCTCCCCCGGCACCCCCGCCGCCCAGACCGTCACGATCGCCACGAACGACCCCGGCAAAACCCTCGCCCATTACGACATCGTCAAGACCATGCGGGCCGGCATCTGCGTCCTGGGCCCACTCCTCGCCGCGCGCGGCGAAGCCCGCGTCTCCCTCCCCGGCGGGTGCGCGATCGGCGACCGGCCCGTCGACCTCCACCTCCGCGGACTCCGCGCCCTGGGCGCACGCATCGAGCTCGACGAGGGCTACATCGTCGCCAAGCCCCCCGTGTCGGGCCGGCTCAAGGGCACCACCCTCTTCCTCGGCGGGCCCAACGGCTCGACCGTGCTCGGCACCGCGAACGTCCTCTGCGCCGCCGTCCTCGCCGAAGGCACCACCATCATCGAGTCCGCCGCGTGCGAGCCCGAGATCGCCGACCTGTGCCATCTCCTTAACAAAATGGGCGCACGCATCATCGGCGCCGGCACCCCACGCCTCATCATCGACGGCGTCGACAAACTCCACGGCGCAGAACACCACGTCCTCCCCGACCGCATCGAGGCCGGCACCTACGTCATGGCCGCCGCCATCACCGGCGGGGACGTCACGCTCTCCAACTTCCCGACCGACACCCTCCTGGCCACCACCGACCGCCTCCACGAGATGGGCATCACCCTCGAGCAAGTGGAATCCAATATGCCCGCGGTGTTGCCGCGAGCGACAGCGAGTGGCAATACCGCGGGATACGACCCCCAAGACCACGCCAACTCCGCGCTCAACCGCGATACCGTCCGCGTCATCACCCCCCGAAACTTCTCCGCCGTCCAGGTCGTCACCCAGCCCCACCCCGGCTTCCCCACCGACCTGCAGGCCCAGCTCATGGCCCTCATGACCCTCGCCGACGGCAACTCCATCGTCACCGAAAAAATCTTCCCCGACCGCTTCCTCCACGTCGCCGAGCTCTCCCGCATGGGCGCCGACATCACCCGCGTCGGCAACTCCGCCGTCGTCACGGGCACCCGCACCCTCCACGGCGCACCCGTCATGGCATCCGACCTCCGCGCCTCCGCCGGCCTCGTCATCGCCGGCCTCGCCGCACGCGGCACCACCACCATCAACCGCGTCTACCACCTCGACCGCGGCTACCAGTCCATGGAAACCAACCTCCAAAACCTCGGCGCCGACATCGAACGCATCGACGAAAAAAACAACTGA
- a CDS encoding adenine phosphoribosyltransferase, with amino-acid sequence MDLHTLIRDIADYPKPGVVFKDITPLLGNPGGLALAVEHMANPYRGIGVDVVCGAESRGFIFGTAIAQALSAGFVPIRKPGKLPFDTHSMAYELEYGSDTLEMHTDAIKPGQTVLMVDDLLATGGTMRACCDLVRKMGGEIAGITVLIELTFLHGRSKLGADADVHAVLTY; translated from the coding sequence ATGGACCTCCACACCCTCATCCGCGACATCGCCGACTACCCCAAGCCCGGGGTCGTCTTCAAGGACATCACCCCCCTGCTCGGCAATCCCGGCGGGCTCGCGCTCGCGGTCGAGCACATGGCCAACCCCTACCGAGGCATCGGCGTCGATGTCGTCTGCGGGGCCGAGTCACGCGGGTTTATCTTCGGCACGGCGATCGCCCAGGCCCTCTCCGCCGGGTTCGTCCCCATCCGAAAGCCCGGCAAGCTGCCCTTCGACACCCACAGCATGGCCTACGAGCTCGAGTACGGCAGCGACACGCTCGAGATGCACACCGACGCGATCAAGCCCGGCCAGACCGTGCTCATGGTCGACGACCTGCTCGCCACCGGCGGGACGATGCGCGCGTGCTGCGACCTGGTGCGCAAGATGGGCGGCGAGATCGCGGGCATCACCGTGCTCATCGAGCTGACGTTCCTGCACGGCCGGAGCAAGCTTGGGGCGGACGCGGATGTGCATGCTGTCTTGACCTATTGA
- a CDS encoding CPBP family intramembrane metalloprotease, which yields MWVTTITQSHAITNYWERSRWPLQSLYFLLPLLVLYELGASTYLWARGQQHTAHRLMVHWLDWFGVTGRHLPALVVVGTLIGMHLYRRRAEGEQDAWKPEPKLYVAMAFETVILSLPLFVFMSAMFRSPMPAVAGLSDLQQFFSGDTFEQWKGFVVVSIGAGVYEELLFRLFAIGLVKLIATEWFALPEELGTGSAVVLSSIGFALIHFAAGQDFDAARFLFYFVTGLYFGAVYLGRGFGMVVATHTFYDVLIFSKYLYQQG from the coding sequence GTGTGGGTCACGACCATCACCCAATCCCACGCCATCACCAACTACTGGGAACGCTCGCGCTGGCCTCTGCAGTCGTTGTACTTCCTGCTGCCGCTGCTGGTGCTCTACGAGCTGGGGGCCTCGACCTACCTCTGGGCCCGCGGGCAGCAGCACACCGCGCACCGGCTGATGGTGCACTGGCTGGACTGGTTCGGCGTGACGGGGCGTCACCTGCCGGCGCTGGTCGTCGTCGGCACGCTGATCGGGATGCACCTCTACCGCCGACGGGCCGAGGGCGAGCAGGACGCCTGGAAGCCCGAGCCCAAGCTGTACGTCGCGATGGCGTTTGAGACGGTGATCCTCTCGCTGCCGCTGTTTGTTTTTATGAGCGCGATGTTCCGCTCGCCCATGCCAGCGGTGGCGGGGCTGTCGGACCTCCAGCAGTTCTTCTCGGGCGACACGTTCGAGCAGTGGAAGGGCTTTGTCGTCGTCTCGATCGGCGCGGGGGTCTACGAAGAGCTGCTGTTTCGGCTGTTCGCCATCGGGCTCGTGAAGCTCATCGCCACCGAATGGTTCGCGCTGCCCGAGGAGCTGGGCACGGGGTCGGCGGTCGTGCTCTCGTCGATCGGCTTTGCGCTGATCCACTTCGCGGCGGGGCAGGACTTCGACGCCGCCCGCTTCCTGTTCTACTTCGTGACCGGGCTCTACTTCGGTGCGGTGTACCTGGGCCGGGGCTTTGGGATGGTCGTCGCGACGCATACGTTCTACGACGTCCTGATCTTCAGCAAATACCTCTACCAGCAGGGCTGA
- a CDS encoding OmpH family outer membrane protein, whose protein sequence is MKHLLRHPLVVLLAAALMIGALGSSWMKLSRLEAQGNAQAAPTAVAVLNLQDVLGQLNENNAFQASQAAKNEGLQAELTRRQNALQQMQNDLELLDPDSQAYADKEDQIFTNLIELRTWQSIQEQRNVLEQRTHLASLYRKVVQAGRAIAERRGIDIVLLDTQVPDLDRLNPEQLLNAIATRKVLYHNEETDITDDVIQQMNTAWENR, encoded by the coding sequence ATGAAACACCTCCTCCGACACCCGCTCGTTGTCCTGCTCGCCGCGGCCCTCATGATCGGCGCGCTGGGCTCGTCGTGGATGAAGCTCAGCCGGCTCGAAGCCCAGGGCAACGCCCAGGCCGCGCCCACCGCCGTCGCCGTGCTCAACCTCCAGGACGTGCTGGGCCAGCTCAACGAGAACAACGCGTTCCAGGCCAGCCAAGCAGCGAAGAACGAGGGGCTCCAGGCCGAGCTCACCCGCCGGCAGAACGCGCTGCAGCAGATGCAGAACGACCTCGAGCTGCTCGACCCGGATTCGCAGGCCTACGCCGACAAGGAAGACCAGATCTTCACGAACCTGATCGAGCTTCGCACCTGGCAGTCGATCCAGGAGCAGCGCAACGTCCTCGAGCAGCGCACCCACCTCGCGTCGCTCTACCGCAAGGTCGTGCAGGCCGGCCGGGCCATCGCCGAGCGGCGCGGCATCGACATCGTCCTGCTCGACACGCAGGTGCCCGACCTGGACCGCCTCAACCCCGAGCAGCTGCTCAACGCGATCGCGACCCGCAAGGTCCTCTACCACAACGAAGAGACCGACATCACCGACGACGTCATCCAGCAGATGAACACCGCCTGGGAAAACCGCTAA